From the genome of Candidatus Promineifilum breve, one region includes:
- a CDS encoding MaoC family dehydratase — translation MTIKQGWQGRVFEDFEVGDVYRHPLGRTVTQNDNIWFSLLTMNSNPVHFDSAYSAKTEWGTPLVNSALTLALVMGMSVTDISQNAVNLGWDEVRLPNPLYEGDTVYAQSEVLEKRESNSRPHQGIVSFRTTGYNQDGQIVITYKRTVLVYKRGYVPEIARPNPEGG, via the coding sequence ATGACTATCAAACAAGGCTGGCAAGGCCGCGTCTTCGAGGATTTCGAGGTCGGCGACGTGTACCGGCACCCGCTCGGCCGCACCGTCACGCAGAACGACAACATCTGGTTCTCGCTGCTGACGATGAACAGCAACCCCGTCCACTTCGACAGCGCCTACTCGGCCAAGACGGAGTGGGGCACGCCGCTGGTCAACTCGGCTCTCACCCTGGCGCTGGTGATGGGCATGTCGGTCACCGATATTTCCCAGAATGCGGTCAATCTGGGCTGGGACGAGGTGCGCCTGCCCAACCCGCTGTACGAGGGCGACACCGTCTACGCCCAGAGCGAGGTGCTGGAGAAGCGCGAGTCGAACAGCCGGCCGCATCAGGGCATCGTCAGCTTCCGCACCACCGGCTACAACCAGGACGGCCAAATCGTCATCACCTACAAGCGCACGGTGCTGGTCTACAAGCGCGGCTACGTGCCCGAAATCGCGCGGCCGAACCCCGAGGGCGGCTAA